A single Aggregatilinea lenta DNA region contains:
- a CDS encoding DUF1801 domain-containing protein: MPANTPPSPQEKSPSEQIDDIIKEPGDWRGEKLSRLRAVIRHADPAVVEEVKWKKPSKPSGVPVWSHDGIVCLADTLKSAVRLTFPKGAQMQDPNHLFNKRLDSKTVRAIDFYEGDTIDEATLKALISDAVRLNTQKSASSK; this comes from the coding sequence ATGCCAGCAAATACGCCCCCTTCGCCACAAGAGAAGTCTCCATCTGAACAGATAGATGACATCATCAAGGAGCCGGGAGACTGGCGGGGCGAGAAACTATCACGGCTGCGCGCTGTGATCAGGCACGCTGACCCTGCTGTCGTCGAAGAGGTGAAGTGGAAAAAACCCTCTAAACCATCGGGCGTGCCCGTTTGGTCCCATGATGGAATAGTCTGCCTGGCGGATACGCTCAAGAGCGCCGTGAGGCTGACATTCCCCAAGGGCGCTCAAATGCAGGATCCGAATCATCTCTTCAACAAGCGTCTGGATAGCAAGACGGTGCGCGCCATCGACTTCTATGAAGGCGACACGATCGATGAGGCTACGCTGAAGGCCCTCATTTCCGACGCCGTGCGGT
- a CDS encoding iron chaperone produces MSPKNDTQNTKNATGFTDEERAAMKARAEELKAEKRREKSAKKREEGENDLLAKIAEMPESDRTMATRVHEIVTANAPSLAPKTWYGMPAYANEDGKIVCFFQSADKFGARYATFGFNDTANLDDGAMWPTSFALKELTPADEERIAALVKKAVS; encoded by the coding sequence ATGAGCCCGAAGAACGATACCCAGAATACGAAGAACGCCACGGGATTCACCGACGAAGAACGCGCCGCAATGAAGGCACGCGCCGAGGAGCTAAAAGCGGAAAAGCGCCGCGAGAAGAGCGCGAAGAAGCGGGAAGAAGGGGAAAACGACCTGCTGGCAAAGATCGCCGAGATGCCAGAATCGGATCGCACGATGGCGACGCGGGTGCACGAGATCGTCACGGCCAACGCCCCGTCCCTGGCGCCGAAGACGTGGTACGGCATGCCCGCCTATGCCAACGAGGACGGCAAGATCGTCTGTTTCTTCCAGAGCGCAGACAAGTTCGGCGCGCGCTACGCGACGTTCGGCTTCAACGACACGGCCAACCTCGACGACGGCGCGATGTGGCCGACGTCCTTCGCGCTGAAGGAATTGACCCCCGCCGACGAGGAGCGGATCGCCGCGCTCGTGAAGAAAGCGGTGAGCTGA
- the hisG gene encoding ATP phosphoribosyltransferase, which translates to MGQQIRIALPSKGRMEEETLDFLAECGLRVNKTNPRQYTATLPALPDVLVLFQRARDIPASVAAGDVDLGITGYDALAETLNGNRDAVIIIHEALGYGGCSLVVAVPEEWGVTTVEGLVRKAGEKPLRVATKYTNLTGKFLADNGVENVRTVLADGALESAITVGYADFIVDITSTGTTLRENRLRPLDDGTLVESQAVLIGNRAALAARDDLLVATRQIVESIEAHMRGRGQYMLFANIRANSIDELRAAIFGQPDLGGLQGPTVAPMITRDGSDNWWAINLVTHSTKLYSVINQLRAIGGSGVVVTPITYIFEEQPERYQRLLAALSTPEESIS; encoded by the coding sequence GTGGGCCAACAGATTCGCATCGCACTGCCCAGCAAAGGCCGCATGGAAGAAGAGACGCTCGACTTCCTGGCCGAATGCGGGCTGCGCGTCAACAAGACCAATCCGCGCCAGTACACCGCCACGCTGCCCGCCCTGCCCGACGTGCTGGTGCTGTTCCAGCGCGCGCGCGACATCCCCGCCAGCGTCGCGGCGGGCGACGTGGACCTGGGTATCACCGGCTACGACGCGCTGGCCGAGACGCTCAACGGCAACCGCGACGCGGTGATCATCATCCACGAGGCGCTGGGCTACGGCGGGTGCTCGCTGGTGGTGGCCGTGCCGGAAGAATGGGGCGTGACCACCGTCGAGGGGCTGGTGCGCAAGGCGGGCGAAAAGCCCCTGCGCGTGGCAACCAAGTACACCAATCTCACCGGCAAGTTCCTGGCCGACAACGGCGTGGAAAACGTGCGCACCGTGCTGGCCGACGGCGCGCTGGAATCCGCGATCACGGTCGGCTACGCCGACTTCATCGTGGACATCACCAGCACGGGCACGACGCTGCGCGAAAACCGCCTGCGCCCGCTGGACGACGGCACGCTGGTCGAGTCGCAGGCGGTGCTGATCGGCAACCGTGCCGCCCTCGCCGCGCGGGACGATCTACTGGTCGCCACGCGGCAGATCGTGGAATCCATTGAGGCGCACATGCGCGGGCGCGGGCAGTACATGCTGTTCGCCAACATACGCGCCAACAGCATCGACGAGCTGCGCGCGGCGATCTTCGGCCAGCCGGACCTCGGCGGGCTGCAAGGCCCAACGGTCGCCCCGATGATCACGCGCGACGGGTCGGATAACTGGTGGGCGATCAATCTGGTCACCCACAGCACGAAGCTGTACAGCGTGATCAACCAGCTCCGCGCCATCGGCGGCAGCGGGGTGGTCGTCACGCCGATCACCTATATCTTCGAGGAGCAGCCGGAGCGCTACCAACGCCTGCTGGCGGCCCTCTCCACCCCGGAGGAATCCATCTCATGA
- the hisD gene encoding histidinol dehydrogenase — protein MSDEAALLRILDLEEAQGSILARHSLRDVTIPPWLSDSLATLFGGPTTPEDAVRQIIRSVRADGDAALIDWAARIDGVTLDAVAVPQDDIQRAVDAVPDEVWDALMLAAERIGEFHRKQPVHGWIDATPEGSLGQLVRPVDSVGVYVAGGTAPLPSSLLMSVIPAQVAGVKEIVVCTPPGRPDGRVPDVILAAAAVCGITRIYRAGGAQAIAAMAYGTESVPRVAKIVGPGNLFTTLAKQQVFGDVGIDGLPGPTETMVIADADADPALAAADLLAQAEHDVLASAILVTPSRDLAERVAVEVGKRIEDLSRSEIIAQAMVNRSGAVIVRDLPQAFEVANEYAAEHLCLLVKEPWQWIGQIRNAGGIFLGETSFEVLGDYVAGPSHVMPTGGTARYASPLNVLDFVKITSVIGLDAAAAQSLSETAAVLARAEALTAHAAAAEARIRRAY, from the coding sequence ATGAGCGACGAGGCCGCGTTACTGCGCATTCTGGACCTGGAAGAAGCCCAGGGGTCGATCCTCGCGCGTCACTCCCTGCGCGACGTTACCATTCCCCCCTGGCTGAGCGACAGCCTGGCGACCCTGTTCGGCGGGCCGACCACGCCCGAAGACGCCGTGCGGCAGATCATCCGCAGCGTGCGCGCCGACGGCGATGCGGCGCTGATCGACTGGGCGGCGCGCATCGACGGCGTAACGCTGGACGCGGTCGCCGTGCCGCAGGACGACATTCAGCGCGCGGTGGACGCCGTGCCGGACGAGGTCTGGGACGCGCTGATGCTGGCCGCCGAACGCATCGGGGAATTTCACCGCAAGCAGCCGGTGCACGGCTGGATCGACGCTACGCCGGAAGGATCGTTGGGGCAGCTCGTGCGCCCGGTCGATTCGGTCGGCGTGTACGTGGCGGGCGGGACCGCGCCGCTGCCCTCGTCGCTGCTGATGAGCGTCATCCCCGCGCAGGTGGCGGGCGTCAAAGAGATCGTGGTGTGCACCCCGCCGGGTCGCCCCGATGGACGCGTGCCGGATGTGATCCTCGCGGCGGCGGCGGTGTGCGGCATCACGCGCATTTACCGCGCGGGCGGGGCGCAGGCGATCGCGGCGATGGCGTACGGGACCGAGAGCGTGCCGCGCGTGGCGAAGATCGTGGGGCCGGGCAACCTGTTCACCACGCTCGCCAAGCAGCAGGTGTTTGGCGACGTGGGCATCGACGGGCTACCGGGGCCGACCGAGACGATGGTCATCGCCGACGCGGACGCCGATCCCGCGCTGGCTGCCGCCGACCTGCTGGCGCAGGCCGAACACGACGTGCTGGCCTCCGCGATCCTGGTTACGCCCAGCCGCGATTTGGCCGAGCGCGTCGCGGTCGAGGTCGGCAAGCGGATCGAGGACCTCAGCCGGTCCGAGATCATCGCGCAGGCGATGGTCAATCGCAGCGGCGCGGTGATCGTGCGCGATTTGCCGCAGGCGTTCGAGGTCGCCAACGAATACGCCGCCGAGCACCTGTGCCTGCTGGTCAAGGAGCCGTGGCAGTGGATCGGGCAGATCCGCAACGCGGGCGGCATCTTCCTGGGCGAAACCTCGTTCGAGGTGTTGGGTGATTACGTCGCGGGGCCGAGCCACGTCATGCCGACCGGCGGCACGGCGCGCTACGCCTCGCCGCTGAACGTGCTCGACTTCGTGAAGATCACCAGCGTGATCGGGCTGGACGCCGCCGCGGCGCAGTCCCTGAGCGAAACCGCCGCCGTGCTGGCGCGCGCCGAGGCGCTGACCGCGCACGCCGCCGCCGCCGAAGCGCGAATCAGGAGAGCATACTAA
- the hisC gene encoding histidinol-phosphate transaminase, translating to MSELTRQAVRIRPDIAAMAAYTPTSSLEMFGERLGLAPCEIVKLDANENPYGPSPSALAALAVIEDVNIYPDPTSSKLRALLSEYVGVDAGYILVGAGADELITRTLELFIEPGDAIVNCPPSFGMYPFDAALAHARVIDVPRRADFSLDVEGIEAAVQDHAPKLLFLCSPNNPDGSLIPPDALDRLLALPVVVVLDEAYIEFSGVESAAPRVPQLENLIVLRTFSKWAGLAGLRAGYGIFPLDLMAHLWKIKQPYNLNVAADLAARASLLDVPELLGNVALIIDERERLARAVADVPFLQPYPSRSNFILCRVTGMEAADVRAALEQRGILVRYYNSRGLSDHIRISVGLPEQTDRLLAALREIGEGA from the coding sequence ATGAGCGAACTGACCCGTCAGGCGGTACGCATCCGGCCTGATATCGCGGCGATGGCGGCCTATACGCCCACGTCGTCGCTGGAAATGTTCGGAGAGCGGCTGGGCCTCGCCCCGTGCGAGATCGTCAAGCTGGACGCCAACGAGAATCCGTACGGTCCGTCGCCGAGCGCGCTGGCGGCGCTGGCCGTGATCGAGGACGTGAACATCTACCCCGACCCCACGTCGAGCAAGCTGCGCGCGCTGCTCAGCGAGTACGTGGGCGTCGATGCCGGGTACATCCTGGTCGGCGCGGGTGCGGACGAGCTGATCACGCGCACGCTGGAACTGTTCATCGAGCCGGGCGATGCCATCGTCAACTGCCCGCCGAGCTTCGGCATGTATCCCTTCGACGCGGCGCTGGCGCACGCCCGCGTAATCGACGTGCCGCGCCGGGCGGACTTTTCGCTGGACGTGGAGGGCATCGAAGCGGCGGTGCAGGACCACGCTCCCAAGCTGCTGTTCCTGTGCTCGCCCAACAACCCGGACGGCAGCCTGATCCCGCCCGACGCGCTGGATCGCCTGCTGGCGCTGCCGGTGGTTGTGGTGCTGGACGAGGCGTACATCGAGTTCAGCGGGGTGGAGAGCGCCGCGCCGCGCGTCCCGCAGCTTGAAAACCTGATCGTGCTGCGCACCTTCAGCAAGTGGGCGGGGCTGGCCGGGCTGCGCGCCGGCTACGGCATCTTCCCGCTCGACCTGATGGCGCACCTGTGGAAGATCAAGCAGCCCTATAACCTCAACGTGGCGGCGGACCTCGCGGCGCGGGCCTCGCTGCTCGACGTGCCGGAACTGCTGGGCAACGTCGCGCTCATCATCGACGAGCGTGAGCGTCTGGCGCGCGCGGTGGCGGACGTGCCGTTTTTGCAGCCGTATCCCAGCCGCAGCAACTTCATCCTGTGCCGCGTGACGGGCATGGAGGCGGCGGATGTGCGCGCGGCGTTGGAACAACGCGGCATCCTGGTCCGTTACTACAACTCGCGCGGCCTGAGCGACCATATCCGCATCAGCGTCGGCCTGCCGGAACAGACGGATCGCCTGCTGGCGGCGCTGCGCGAGATCGGGGAGGGAGCATGA
- the hisB gene encoding imidazoleglycerol-phosphate dehydratase HisB — MMRNRIATITRNTNETQIELALNLDGSGEVQIDTGVGFLDHMLHHVAHHGLFDLNVKATGDLHIDAHHTIEDVGICLGRALDEALGERKGITRMGYATVPMDEALARVVVDLSGRPYTVFEGEFTTPMMGQMPTSLVQHVFESIAVHGRMNLHAAVLYGRDDHHKSEALFKALGRALSMAVALDARRSGVPSTKGKLREV, encoded by the coding sequence ATGATGCGTAACCGGATCGCCACCATCACCCGCAATACGAACGAAACGCAGATCGAGCTGGCGCTGAACCTGGACGGCAGCGGCGAGGTGCAGATCGATACCGGCGTGGGCTTCCTCGACCACATGCTGCACCACGTCGCGCATCACGGGCTATTCGACCTGAATGTGAAAGCGACGGGGGATCTGCACATCGACGCACACCACACCATCGAGGACGTGGGGATCTGCCTGGGCCGCGCGCTCGACGAGGCGCTGGGCGAGCGCAAAGGCATCACGCGCATGGGCTACGCCACCGTGCCGATGGACGAAGCGCTGGCGCGCGTGGTGGTGGACCTCAGCGGGCGGCCCTATACCGTCTTCGAGGGCGAGTTCACCACGCCGATGATGGGCCAGATGCCGACGTCATTGGTGCAGCACGTCTTCGAGTCGATCGCGGTGCACGGGCGCATGAACCTGCACGCTGCCGTGCTCTATGGCCGCGACGATCACCACAAGTCCGAGGCGCTGTTCAAGGCGCTGGGTCGCGCGCTGTCGATGGCCGTTGCGCTCGACGCACGGCGATCCGGCGTGCCCAGCACCAAGGGCAAGCTGCGCGAGGTGTAG
- a CDS encoding ABC transporter ATP-binding protein: MLGINARVRSRSKKFLSYYIPYKRLFAADLACAAVVSVVTLILPLCARYVTQIVLDDGASRPGPIYMMGAVMLALVGVHTACNMFVDYRGHMMGALMERDMRRELFEHYQRLSFGFFDEQRTGQLMTRLVNDVFWLSELYHHGPEDLAIAVLKFGGVLVILLTINVKLTLIVFLFVPIMAIYAFAFNKRMNVALRRSKDRIGDINAQVEDSLSGIRVVQSFTNEAVENGKFARENHRFVDSRSEGYKSEAYFSGGMSAFTQLITIAVIVFGSAGIANASLDAADLLTYLLCVGILIEPVQRLVNFARLYQEGITGFNRFMEMLEVEPDIRDAPDAIELAHAQGHIEFRHVSFRYRGSQGEVLKDVCLDIRPGEYVALVGSSGVGKTTICSLIPRFYEVTGGEIRLDGQDIRRISLRSLRQQIGIVQQDVYLFAGTVADNIRYGKLDASRAEIVEAAKKANAHDFIMALPDGYATDIGQRGVKLSGGQKQRLSIARVFLKDPPVIIFDEATSALDNESEKAVQESLEALTSNRTTLVIAHRLSTVRNAQRIVVLADGGIGEQGTHDALIALAGTYASLYNVQLQL, encoded by the coding sequence ATGCTTGGAATCAATGCGCGAGTTCGCTCGCGGAGCAAAAAGTTTCTGTCGTACTACATCCCCTACAAACGCTTGTTCGCCGCCGATCTGGCCTGCGCCGCCGTGGTATCGGTGGTGACGCTGATCCTGCCGCTGTGTGCGCGGTACGTCACGCAGATCGTGCTGGACGATGGCGCGTCCCGCCCAGGCCCGATCTACATGATGGGCGCGGTGATGCTGGCGCTGGTCGGCGTGCACACGGCCTGCAATATGTTCGTGGACTACCGGGGGCACATGATGGGCGCGCTGATGGAGCGCGACATGCGCCGCGAACTGTTCGAACACTACCAGCGGCTGTCGTTCGGCTTCTTCGACGAGCAGCGCACGGGCCAGCTTATGACGCGGCTGGTCAACGACGTGTTCTGGCTATCGGAGCTGTACCATCACGGGCCGGAGGATCTCGCCATCGCGGTGCTGAAGTTCGGCGGCGTGCTGGTCATTTTGCTGACGATCAACGTCAAGCTGACCCTGATCGTGTTCCTATTCGTGCCGATCATGGCGATCTACGCGTTCGCCTTCAACAAGCGCATGAACGTCGCGCTGCGGCGCAGCAAGGACCGCATCGGGGACATCAACGCGCAGGTGGAAGACTCGCTGTCGGGCATCCGCGTGGTGCAGTCGTTCACCAACGAGGCGGTCGAGAATGGGAAGTTCGCGCGTGAAAACCACCGCTTCGTAGACAGCCGCAGCGAGGGCTACAAAAGTGAGGCATACTTCTCCGGCGGGATGAGCGCGTTCACGCAGCTGATCACCATCGCCGTGATCGTCTTCGGCAGCGCGGGCATCGCCAACGCGTCGCTGGACGCTGCCGATCTGCTGACCTACCTGCTGTGCGTCGGCATCCTGATCGAGCCGGTGCAGCGGCTGGTGAACTTTGCGCGGCTGTACCAGGAGGGCATCACCGGTTTCAACCGCTTCATGGAGATGCTGGAAGTGGAGCCGGACATCCGCGACGCACCCGACGCAATCGAGCTGGCACACGCGCAGGGTCACATCGAGTTCCGGCACGTGAGCTTCCGCTACCGGGGCAGCCAGGGCGAGGTGCTGAAGGATGTCTGCCTGGATATCCGGCCTGGCGAATACGTCGCGCTGGTCGGCTCGTCGGGCGTGGGCAAAACGACAATCTGTTCACTGATCCCGCGCTTCTACGAAGTCACCGGGGGCGAGATCCGGCTCGACGGGCAGGACATCCGGCGCATCAGCCTGCGCTCGCTGCGGCAGCAGATCGGGATCGTGCAGCAGGATGTGTACCTGTTCGCCGGGACCGTTGCGGACAACATCCGCTACGGTAAACTGGACGCCAGCCGGGCCGAGATCGTCGAAGCGGCGAAAAAGGCGAACGCTCACGACTTCATCATGGCGCTGCCGGATGGATACGCCACGGACATCGGCCAGCGCGGCGTCAAGCTGTCCGGCGGACAGAAACAGCGGTTGAGCATCGCGCGCGTCTTCCTCAAAGATCCGCCCGTCATCATCTTTGATGAGGCGACCAGCGCGCTGGATAATGAAAGCGAAAAGGCCGTGCAGGAGTCATTGGAGGCGCTGACGAGCAACCGCACCACGCTGGTCATCGCGCACCGGCTCTCGACGGTCCGCAACGCCCAACGTATCGTCGTGCTCGCGGACGGCGGGATCGGCGAGCAGGGCACGCACGACGCGTTGATTGCGCTCGCCGGCACCTATGCGAGCCTGTACAACGTGCAGTTACAACTTTGA
- a CDS encoding HAD family hydrolase, translating to MQPPSTLVLFDIDGTLIKSWGRGMIALKRAALEIFGTYGTMDGMSFAGMTDWQILIAALADAGITAEDIAPQIATYNTCLARHVADLLPEGPIEPCPGAPEVVSALAANPDVLLGLVTGNMSEIVHGKLRRAGYDPADFPIGAFGSEGWERSMLPPLALKRAEELTGAHFAPERVVVVGDTPMDIACAQSIGARTLAVGTGPSHTAEELRAYNPTYAFDSMADPDVILAAILHDGHQSA from the coding sequence ATGCAACCACCTTCTACACTCGTCCTGTTTGACATCGACGGCACGCTGATCAAGTCGTGGGGGCGCGGCATGATCGCGCTCAAGCGGGCCGCGCTGGAAATCTTTGGCACGTACGGCACGATGGACGGTATGTCCTTCGCCGGAATGACCGACTGGCAGATCCTGATCGCGGCGCTGGCGGACGCAGGCATCACGGCGGAGGACATCGCGCCGCAGATTGCCACCTACAACACCTGCCTCGCGCGCCACGTGGCCGATCTGCTGCCCGAAGGCCCGATCGAGCCGTGCCCCGGCGCGCCGGAGGTGGTGAGCGCGCTGGCTGCCAACCCCGACGTGCTGCTCGGGCTGGTGACGGGCAACATGTCCGAAATCGTGCACGGCAAGCTGCGGCGCGCGGGCTACGATCCGGCGGATTTCCCCATTGGTGCATTCGGCTCGGAGGGCTGGGAGCGCTCGATGCTGCCGCCGTTGGCGCTCAAACGTGCCGAGGAACTCACGGGCGCGCACTTCGCGCCGGAACGCGTGGTCGTCGTAGGCGACACGCCGATGGACATCGCCTGCGCGCAGAGCATCGGGGCGCGCACGCTGGCGGTCGGCACGGGACCGTCGCATACCGCCGAGGAGCTGCGCGCCTACAACCCGACCTATGCGTTCGATTCGATGGCCGACCCGGACGTTATCCTGGCGGCGATCCTGCACGACGGCCACCAGAGTGCGTAA
- a CDS encoding sortase, producing MRNFDRAAALGITIAALGLLCLGTGLIGLVWWVVQPDEAVLLPPGLHTPPPTPSPGSLGTPVAPPPLPAGDTALVMLPVNDTATPTPPPGSPAPDATPAIPDTPTAIPPPESPTPRPPAVPDRIVIDTIGLDAPVVPVGQHLVQIGGETFAQWDVPTTYAVGWQAGSLGAPDNVVLNGHHNADGEVFRDLVKLQPGDLIRLDSAGRRYWYQVAQTMVLAEEGQPVEVRQANARWILPTDDERVTLITCWPYESNTHRLVVIALPVPLPDAAAN from the coding sequence GTGCGTAATTTCGACCGGGCGGCGGCGCTCGGTATCACGATCGCCGCGCTGGGACTGCTGTGCCTGGGCACGGGCCTGATCGGGCTGGTGTGGTGGGTCGTGCAGCCCGACGAGGCAGTGCTGCTGCCGCCCGGCCTGCATACCCCGCCGCCCACGCCGTCGCCGGGCAGCCTGGGCACGCCGGTCGCGCCGCCGCCGCTGCCCGCCGGGGACACCGCGCTGGTGATGCTGCCCGTCAACGACACGGCCACACCGACCCCGCCGCCCGGATCGCCCGCGCCGGACGCCACCCCCGCGATCCCCGACACACCGACCGCTATCCCTCCGCCGGAGTCGCCCACGCCGCGCCCGCCCGCCGTACCGGATCGCATCGTGATCGACACGATTGGGCTGGACGCGCCGGTCGTGCCAGTCGGCCAGCACCTCGTGCAGATCGGCGGGGAGACGTTCGCGCAGTGGGACGTGCCGACGACTTACGCGGTAGGCTGGCAGGCGGGGTCGCTGGGCGCGCCGGACAACGTGGTGCTCAACGGCCACCATAACGCGGACGGCGAAGTCTTCCGCGATCTGGTCAAGCTCCAGCCCGGCGACCTGATCCGGCTGGATTCGGCGGGGCGGCGCTACTGGTATCAGGTTGCGCAGACGATGGTGCTGGCCGAAGAAGGGCAGCCGGTCGAGGTGCGGCAGGCCAACGCGCGGTGGATATTGCCGACCGATGACGAACGTGTTACGCTCATTACATGCTGGCCTTACGAGAGCAACACGCACCGTCTGGTCGTGATTGCGCTGCCAGTTCCGCTGCCTGATGCAGCAGCGAACTAA
- a CDS encoding DUF6391 domain-containing protein: MIEYMSLLATPVLNVPVIRRVRRNHGLEHATIHVLSRKVKNLSMAGRSTARGFYLYGNVATTEVESAVNEALNRMRGGEHGLAIHPNCGTGLVTAGLLTSFAAMAGTAGAKPGLADRIARLPSVVLLTMLSLVVAQPLGLSLQQHFTTLGDPGTLEVTDISRSEFPMPLGGQRMTVHFVRTRAG; this comes from the coding sequence ATGATCGAGTATATGTCGTTGTTAGCTACCCCGGTGCTGAACGTGCCGGTGATCCGTCGCGTGCGCCGCAACCACGGCCTGGAACACGCGACCATTCACGTCCTCAGCCGCAAGGTGAAGAACCTGAGCATGGCGGGCCGCTCTACGGCGCGCGGCTTTTACCTGTATGGCAACGTCGCCACCACCGAGGTCGAATCGGCAGTGAACGAAGCGCTGAACCGCATGCGCGGTGGCGAGCACGGGCTGGCGATCCATCCCAACTGCGGCACGGGACTGGTGACCGCCGGGCTGCTGACCAGCTTCGCGGCGATGGCCGGGACCGCCGGAGCCAAGCCGGGACTGGCGGATCGCATCGCGCGCCTGCCGTCCGTGGTGCTGCTGACCATGCTGTCGCTGGTGGTCGCGCAGCCGCTGGGTCTGTCGCTCCAGCAGCACTTCACCACGCTCGGCGATCCGGGCACCCTGGAAGTGACCGACATCAGCCGCTCGGAGTTTCCGATGCCGCTCGGCGGGCAGCGCATGACCGTGCATTTCGTGCGCACCCGCGCGGGGTAG
- the holA gene encoding DNA polymerase III subunit delta, translating to MAKRSPTFYVFHGTDEFSCCAAVHSLREQMGDPSMAELNTAVIDGKQATAAGVLAAASAMPFLSDKRLVIVEGMLTWLARKGGGKTAKTEVTALVEGLPDLPDFARVVFVEPGTLSAQNAVLKLAMTAPGGFHKAFNPPRDPSRWIVQQSQTEYDTGIEPAAALALAQVVGDDLRAADSELAKLAAYVDHQRAITQADVALLTPYVAEADVFEMVDALGRRDGAAAVQLLHRLLEDDDPLRLFGMIVRQFRLLLQAREFLNDGGAPNQIGSAIGVHPYVGEKLAAQVRSFTLAQLERIYHVLLETDLGIKTGKVEGVLALDLLIAGVSQ from the coding sequence ATGGCGAAACGCTCCCCAACCTTTTACGTCTTCCACGGCACGGACGAGTTTAGCTGCTGCGCGGCGGTGCATTCGCTGCGCGAGCAGATGGGCGATCCGTCGATGGCCGAGCTGAACACGGCTGTGATAGACGGTAAGCAGGCCACCGCCGCGGGCGTGCTGGCCGCGGCGAGCGCCATGCCGTTCCTGTCTGACAAACGGCTGGTGATCGTCGAGGGCATGCTGACGTGGCTGGCGCGCAAGGGCGGCGGCAAAACCGCCAAGACAGAGGTCACGGCGCTGGTCGAGGGCCTGCCGGACCTGCCCGACTTCGCGCGTGTCGTGTTCGTCGAGCCGGGCACATTGTCGGCGCAGAACGCCGTGCTCAAGCTGGCGATGACCGCGCCGGGCGGCTTTCACAAAGCGTTCAATCCCCCGCGCGACCCGTCGCGGTGGATCGTGCAGCAGTCGCAAACCGAGTACGACACCGGCATCGAGCCGGCGGCAGCGCTGGCGCTGGCGCAGGTGGTCGGCGACGATCTGCGCGCGGCGGACAGCGAGCTGGCGAAGCTGGCGGCCTACGTGGACCACCAGCGGGCTATCACCCAGGCGGACGTGGCCCTGCTGACGCCCTACGTCGCCGAGGCGGACGTGTTCGAGATGGTGGACGCGCTGGGGCGGCGCGACGGCGCGGCGGCGGTCCAACTGCTGCATCGGCTGCTGGAAGACGACGATCCGCTGCGTCTGTTCGGCATGATCGTGCGGCAGTTCCGGCTGCTGCTGCAAGCGCGCGAGTTCCTTAACGACGGTGGCGCGCCTAACCAGATCGGCTCGGCCATCGGCGTGCATCCCTACGTGGGCGAAAAGCTGGCGGCACAGGTGCGCTCGTTCACGCTGGCGCAGTTGGAGCGCATCTACCACGTCCTGCTCGAAACGGATTTGGGCATCAAAACGGGCAAGGTCGAGGGTGTGCTGGCGCTCGATCTGCTGATCGCGGGCGTGTCGCAATAA
- a CDS encoding GlsB/YeaQ/YmgE family stress response membrane protein has product MFHLGFCGCFQLLWIVLIGGAAGYMAGWVIRGRGYNPLGNVLLGMAGFFVGGLFLGRAGAYGFCGAILVSFVGALVLIIGVRIFLDEDFAK; this is encoded by the coding sequence ATGTTTCACCTGGGATTTTGCGGGTGTTTCCAGCTGTTGTGGATTGTTCTGATCGGCGGCGCAGCAGGGTATATGGCCGGATGGGTCATCCGTGGACGCGGCTATAACCCGCTCGGCAACGTACTGCTCGGCATGGCGGGGTTTTTCGTAGGCGGTTTGTTCCTGGGTCGCGCAGGAGCCTACGGATTTTGCGGCGCAATCCTGGTGTCGTTTGTGGGTGCGCTGGTGTTGATTATCGGGGTGCGCATCTTTTTGGATGAGGACTTCGCCAAGTAG
- a CDS encoding STAS domain-containing protein: MANPTHNGNRPQYFEIIGRINDENAARLVESLETAISAGHHHLVLDLSGVDYMNSAGLRALVTLYKQVERVAGTLTIANPSDRVKTLFALVGLDSVLDIEEDSLSSNSTRLSESDSALPYREVYYFS; the protein is encoded by the coding sequence ATGGCAAACCCAACCCATAACGGAAACCGGCCTCAGTATTTCGAGATTATCGGGCGCATCAACGATGAGAATGCGGCCCGGCTGGTCGAATCGCTGGAAACGGCCATCTCAGCCGGGCACCATCACCTCGTGCTCGATCTCAGCGGCGTGGACTACATGAACAGCGCCGGGCTGCGCGCGCTGGTGACGCTGTATAAGCAGGTCGAGCGTGTGGCGGGCACGCTGACCATTGCCAACCCCTCGGATCGCGTCAAGACGCTGTTCGCCCTGGTCGGGCTGGACAGTGTGCTCGACATTGAGGAAGATAGCCTGTCGTCCAACAGCACGCGCCTATCTGAGTCGGACAGTGCGCTGCCGTACCGCGAGGTGTACTACTTCTCCTGA